In Erigeron canadensis isolate Cc75 chromosome 6, C_canadensis_v1, whole genome shotgun sequence, the following are encoded in one genomic region:
- the LOC122604807 gene encoding (-)-beta-pinene synthase, chloroplastic-like, with protein sequence MAAVTSDAPIVRRSANYPPSEWSYDFLQSLAGNYVAQNTKRTSDTLKEKVRSMISVDTAVKKPLSALELIDDLQRLGVSYHFKDEISRVLNTIYTCHYEAHEKWEKMDLNLRALGFRLLRQHGYHIPQEIFKDIMDEAGNIKSHIREDTVAMLNLYEASFYAIDDEDMLDEARKFTTKCLEEAVEMYGDVANQSPLLLLVSHALELPLLWRVPRFESIWFIEAYKGRNDKIPFLSVLSELDYNIVQGIHQEDLKSLSRWWVGLQWDRKLTFARDRMVESFMWAVGGNHEPSFDLLRSHVTKSISMVNVIDDIYDVYGTLEELEQFTQVVRSWDINAAEGLPDYMKTCFLGFYNTINEMAYNTLTNKDSFVIPSVKQAWTEYCEANLREAQWYNSGYTPTLEEYLNNSRITVAVPVIVLGAYFLDSNKIVGEALQNVICWSAIVLRLADDLGTSSAERERGDVPKAVECYMHETGVSEKEARTHIKKLIIEAYKKINRERMACKSPSMQVFMECASNLGRMGQFTYERGDIFGTPDDLYKRHQVSLLFEPKP encoded by the exons ATGGCAGCTGTAACTTCAGATGCACCCATTGTTAGACGATCAGCAAACTATCCCCCTTCCGAATGGTCATACGATTTTCTACAGTCACTGGCTGGAAACTATGTG gcTCAAAATACCAAAAGAACATCAGACACCCTAAAAGAAAAAGTGAGGTCAATGATTTCTGTAGACACCGCAGTGAAGAAGCCCTTGAGTGCACTTGAATTAATCGATGATTTGCAAAGGCTTGGAGTATCTTATCATTTCAAGGATGAAATAAGCAGGGTGTTGAACACGATATACACTTGCCACTATGAAGCCCATGAAAAGTGGGAAAAAATGGATCTTAACCTTAGAGCTCTTGGCTTTAGACTCTTGAGACAACATGGCTATCATATACCTCaag AGATATTCAAGGACATCATGGATGAGGCTGGAAATATCAAGTCACATATACGTGAGGACACTGTGGCAATGCTTAACTTGTATGAAGCTTCATTTTATGCTATAGATGATGAAGATATGTTAGACGAAGCAAGGAAGTTCACAACCAAATGTCTCGAAGAGGCAGTAGAGATGTACGGCGACGTTGCTAATCAAAGtccgttgttgttgttggtcaGTCATGCCTTGGAGCTTCCATTGCTTTGGAGGGTCCCAAGGTTTGAGTCAATCTGGTTTATAGAAGCATATAAGGGGAGAAATGACAAGATACCATTTTTGTCTGTACTTTCTGAACTGGATTACAACATTGTGCAAGGAATTCACCAAGAAGATCTCAAGTCCTTATCAAG GTGGTGGGTTGGTCTACAATGGGACAGGAAGCTCACCTTTGCTCGAGACCGGATGGTGGAGAGTTTTATGTGGGCAGTTGGTGGAAACCACGAACCATCATTTGATCTTCTAAGGAGTCACGTCACAAAGAGTATTTCCATGGTAAACGTCATAGACGATATTTATGATGTGTATGGTACACTAGAGGAACTCGAGCAGTTCACTCAAGTTGTGAGAAG TTGGGACATAAATGCAGCTGAAGGACTTCCTGATTACATGAAGACATGTTTTCTAGGATTCTACAACACCATCAATGAGATGGCATACAACACCTTGACAAACAAAGACTCTTTTGTTATACCTTCTGTGAAACAAGCG TGGACAGAATACTGTGAGGCAAACCTCAGAGAGGCACAATGGTATAACAGTGGATACACCCCAACACTTGAAGAGTACTTGAACAACTCGCGAATTACTGTTGCGGTTCCCGTAATAGTCTTAGGTGCTTATTTCTTGGATTCAAATAAAATTGTTGGAGAGGCCTTGCAGAATGTAATATGCTGGTCGGCTATTGTTCTACGCCTTGCTGATGACCTGGGTACCTCATCG GCGGAGCGTGAAAGAGGTGATGTTCCAAAAGCAGTCGAGTGTTACATGCATGAAACTGGTGTTTCGGAAAAAGAAGCCAGGACACATATAAAGAAGTTGATCATAGAGGCTTATAAGAAGATAAACAGAGAAAGAATGGCTTGCAAATCTCCATCTATGCAGGTATTTATGGAATGTGCATCAAATCTTGGTCGAATGGGGCAATTTACATACGAGCGTGGGGATATATTTGGCACGCCAGATGATTTATATAAACGTCACCAAGTTTCATTACTTTTTGAACCTAAACCTTAG
- the LOC122605066 gene encoding transcription initiation factor TFIID subunit 10 translates to MNHNQQQQQGNEVRHDDENALSDFLASLTDYTPTIPDELVEHYLAKSGFQCPDVRITRLVAVAAQKFVSDVATDALQHCKARQATIVRDKKDKQQREKRLIMNMEDLSKALQEYGVNVKHQEYFADNPSAGLESVSRDE, encoded by the exons ATGAATCAtaaccagcagcagcagcagggaAATGAAGTTAGACATGATGACGAAAATGCTCTCTCGGATTTTCTTGCTTCGTTAACGGACTACACTCCTACT ATTCCTGATGAACTGGTGGAACATTACTTAGCCAAGAGTGGATTTCAATGCCCAGATGTTCGAAT AACCAGGCTGGTAGCTGTTGCTGCTCAGAAGTTTGTTTCGGATGTTGCAACTGATGCTCTTCA GCATTGCAAGGCTAGACAGGCAACTATTGTTAGGGACAAAAAAGACAAGCAGCAAAGG GAAAAGCGCCTGATTATGAACATGGAAGATCTCTCCAAGGCTCTTCAAGAG TATGGCGTAAATGTTAAGCATCAGGAGTATTTTGCTGATAACCCTTCAGCTGGACTAGAATCTGTTTCAAGGGATGAATAA